The following are encoded together in the Pseudodesulfovibrio indicus genome:
- a CDS encoding threonine synthase: MTRFVCRDCGLDFDVNVPRWRCDCGGLLDLDFTPHLDPDRLAGRPATLWRYREALPVPDGAELTLGEGFTPMLPVEIGGREVLVKQEQLFPTGSYKDRGAAVMMAMAAHIGVDRVVEDSSGNAGCAVSAFAAKAGIRCRIFVPADNSPGKLGQIELYGADLVPVPGSREDTASACMAAASDCYYASHVYNPYFFHGTKTFAYEVAEQLGWKAPDAVVLPAGNGTLLLGAHIGFTELLGLGLIDRMPKLVAVQSANCAPLCAAFEAGAREVSQVATAPTLAEGIAIGLPMRGEQMLEAVRETGGTCLAVSEEAVLAAFRDMGRKGFCIEPTSAAVVAGAAEYVRTADADEVVVTVFTGHGLKVGDKLHKLAGGV; the protein is encoded by the coding sequence ATGACCCGTTTCGTCTGCCGCGACTGCGGACTCGATTTCGACGTGAATGTTCCCCGCTGGCGGTGCGACTGCGGCGGACTGCTGGACCTGGACTTCACCCCGCACTTGGACCCGGACCGGCTCGCCGGGCGGCCCGCCACCCTGTGGCGCTACCGCGAGGCGCTGCCCGTGCCCGACGGCGCGGAGTTGACCCTGGGCGAGGGGTTCACCCCCATGCTCCCGGTGGAAATCGGCGGCCGCGAGGTGCTGGTCAAGCAGGAGCAGCTCTTCCCCACCGGCTCGTACAAGGACCGGGGCGCGGCGGTGATGATGGCCATGGCCGCCCACATCGGCGTGGACCGCGTGGTCGAGGACTCCTCGGGCAACGCGGGGTGCGCGGTCTCGGCCTTTGCGGCCAAGGCGGGCATCCGTTGCCGCATCTTCGTGCCAGCCGACAACTCGCCGGGCAAGCTCGGCCAGATCGAGCTGTACGGCGCGGACCTGGTCCCCGTGCCCGGCTCCCGCGAGGACACGGCCTCGGCGTGCATGGCGGCGGCCTCGGACTGCTATTACGCAAGCCACGTCTACAATCCGTATTTCTTCCACGGCACCAAGACCTTCGCCTACGAAGTGGCCGAACAGCTCGGCTGGAAGGCGCCGGACGCCGTGGTCCTGCCCGCCGGGAACGGCACCCTGCTGCTCGGCGCGCACATCGGTTTTACCGAGCTGCTGGGCCTGGGGCTCATCGACCGCATGCCGAAGTTGGTGGCGGTCCAGAGCGCCAACTGCGCGCCCCTGTGCGCGGCCTTCGAGGCCGGGGCGCGGGAGGTGTCGCAGGTGGCGACCGCGCCGACCCTGGCCGAGGGCATCGCCATCGGCCTGCCCATGCGCGGGGAGCAGATGCTTGAGGCCGTGCGCGAGACCGGCGGCACCTGCCTGGCCGTGTCCGAGGAGGCGGTCCTGGCCGCCTTCCGGGACATGGGGCGCAAGGGGTTCTGCATCGAGCCGACCTCGGCGGCGGTGGTGGCCGGGGCGGCGGAGTACGTGCGCACCGCGGACGCGGACGAGGTGGTGGTGACCGTGTTCACCGGCCACGGGCTGAAGGTCGGGGACAAACTGCACAAGCTGGCCGGAGGGGTGTGA
- the lepB gene encoding signal peptidase I: protein MTGLHETKPRKPWLALLLSLVAVGLGQVYNGQWRKGVWLFLTEVGLGMFMVLYWADFAAMLLCVSILAGYNLFVAGEAFVTARRLRDFTPGPWNHWWVYGLCLLVSLGAGSVFKWMVQEYFFIAYTVPSASMVPSIRVGDRFMAEVLEPEDRLSRGEIVIFTLPETQGRDFVKRIVGLPGETVEIRDRQVLVDGRALIEPYAQHTKGGLFPERDNLAPVVLGADEFFVMGDNREDSYDSRWLGPVPRERITGRAGYVYFPGDLDAPDWLDRFGTDLR, encoded by the coding sequence ATGACCGGACTGCATGAAACCAAGCCGCGCAAGCCCTGGCTGGCGCTGCTCCTGTCCCTGGTCGCGGTGGGGCTGGGCCAGGTCTACAACGGCCAGTGGCGAAAGGGCGTCTGGCTCTTCCTGACCGAGGTCGGGCTGGGCATGTTCATGGTCCTGTACTGGGCCGATTTCGCGGCCATGCTCCTGTGCGTGTCCATCCTGGCGGGCTACAACCTGTTCGTGGCCGGGGAGGCGTTCGTCACGGCCCGGCGGCTGCGCGACTTCACGCCCGGACCGTGGAACCACTGGTGGGTCTACGGGCTGTGCCTGCTGGTCAGCCTGGGGGCCGGCTCGGTCTTCAAGTGGATGGTGCAGGAATATTTCTTCATCGCCTATACCGTGCCGTCCGCGTCCATGGTCCCGTCCATCCGGGTGGGCGACCGGTTCATGGCCGAGGTCCTGGAGCCGGAGGACCGGCTCTCAAGGGGCGAGATCGTGATCTTCACCCTGCCCGAGACGCAGGGCAGGGATTTCGTCAAGCGGATCGTGGGGCTGCCCGGGGAGACCGTGGAGATCCGGGACCGTCAGGTGCTGGTCGACGGCCGCGCGCTGATAGAGCCCTATGCGCAACACACCAAGGGGGGCCTGTTCCCGGAGCGGGACAATCTGGCGCCGGTGGTCCTTGGCGCGGACGAGTTCTTCGTCATGGGCGACAACCGCGAGGACAGCTACGACTCGCGCTGGCTCGGCCCGGTCCCCAGGGAACGGATCACCGGACGCGCGGGATACGTGTACTTCCCCGGCGACCTGGACGCGCCGGACTGGCTGGATCGATTCGGAACGGACCTGCGCTGA
- a CDS encoding Ppx/GppA phosphatase family protein, translating into MYLTLKAAFLAGALFCICLAAPARAQDATVVRRAAFDIGSAAIKCIIADVDIPTGRIVKLVETLSEKVDFAEDLARSYDANLSKDVMDQGIAILEKLKRTAVEKNALEYSAVGGRLFQEAQNGRAYFVRIRKETGIPARVISEQQAAMLSYHAVRQELGDKAPPFLVWDIGGNSMQMTLRKDDGDLIFYIDPMASIPFKNVVIETFQKKSITTTTSPNPVSPAEVEQSLAFIRSHAAMTVPLVISGRICAQDMVVAGIGGVHFYSVPEVLGLHKKTYTRQEVAEALAKWTGKPDKAFDSEYADTRLTNLILVLGYMDALGIKEVRPLKINQADGLFAAREFW; encoded by the coding sequence ATGTACCTTACACTGAAAGCCGCATTTTTGGCGGGAGCGCTGTTCTGCATCTGCCTTGCCGCTCCGGCGCGCGCCCAGGACGCCACCGTGGTCCGCAGGGCCGCGTTCGACATCGGCTCCGCCGCCATCAAATGCATCATCGCGGACGTGGACATCCCCACCGGCCGCATCGTCAAGCTCGTCGAGACCCTGTCCGAAAAGGTGGATTTCGCCGAGGACCTGGCCCGCTCCTATGACGCCAACCTGAGCAAGGACGTCATGGACCAGGGCATTGCCATCCTGGAAAAACTCAAGCGCACCGCGGTGGAGAAGAACGCCCTGGAATACTCCGCCGTGGGCGGCCGGCTGTTCCAGGAGGCCCAGAACGGGCGCGCCTATTTCGTGCGCATCCGCAAGGAGACCGGCATCCCGGCCCGGGTCATCTCCGAGCAGCAGGCCGCCATGCTCAGCTACCACGCTGTGCGCCAGGAGCTGGGCGACAAGGCCCCGCCGTTCCTGGTCTGGGACATCGGCGGCAACTCCATGCAGATGACCCTGCGCAAGGACGACGGCGACCTGATCTTCTACATCGATCCCATGGCCTCCATCCCGTTCAAGAACGTGGTCATCGAGACCTTCCAGAAAAAATCCATCACCACGACCACCAGCCCCAACCCGGTCAGCCCGGCCGAGGTGGAACAGTCCCTGGCCTTCATCCGCTCCCATGCGGCCATGACCGTGCCGCTGGTCATCTCGGGACGCATCTGCGCCCAGGACATGGTGGTGGCGGGCATCGGCGGCGTGCATTTCTATTCCGTGCCCGAAGTGCTCGGCCTGCACAAGAAGACCTACACCCGCCAGGAAGTGGCCGAAGCCCTGGCCAAGTGGACCGGCAAGCCGGACAAGGCCTTTGACAGCGAATACGCCGACACCCGGCTGACCAACCTCATCCTGGTCCTGGGCTACATGGACGCCCTGGGCATCAAGGAAGTGCGCCCCCTGAAGATCAATCAGGCGGACGGGCTGTTCGCGGCCCGCGAGTTCTGGTAA
- the mltG gene encoding endolytic transglycosylase MltG translates to MARLRYFLIAVFLLAVLAGLVAGGYAWYKTWQEEQFLATAPETPGREVLFRVEPGQLFTTIAANLKNEGLITNTHFFARLAVRRGKGSSARAGVFRLSTGWVPERILEELTSSAGVMHRVSVREGLTWWQTARVLEEAGMGDADGFAEAVADPKLLAAYGITARDAEGYLFPETYLLTPPKENPARLMAEVMLKEFFRNARKVWPGGLPDFEEMQRTVILASLIEKETGDTSERARISGVFHNRLRRGMLIQCDPTIIYGLGPDFDGNLRKSDLTNRENPYNTYVHRGLPPGPICSPGLDSLLAAVHPEQHAYLYFVARGDGSHHFSRTLEEHNQAVRKFQLDRNRKTYRSTKD, encoded by the coding sequence ATGGCTCGACTCCGCTATTTCCTGATCGCCGTTTTCCTGCTGGCCGTCCTGGCCGGGCTCGTCGCGGGCGGCTACGCCTGGTACAAGACGTGGCAGGAGGAGCAGTTCCTGGCCACCGCCCCGGAGACGCCGGGCCGGGAGGTCCTGTTCCGGGTGGAGCCCGGGCAGCTGTTCACCACCATCGCCGCCAACCTCAAGAACGAGGGGTTGATCACTAACACCCACTTCTTCGCCCGGTTGGCCGTTCGCCGGGGCAAGGGCTCGTCCGCCCGGGCCGGAGTCTTCCGGCTGTCCACGGGCTGGGTCCCGGAGCGGATTCTGGAGGAGCTGACCTCCTCCGCCGGGGTCATGCACCGGGTTTCGGTGCGCGAGGGGCTGACCTGGTGGCAGACCGCACGGGTCCTGGAGGAGGCGGGCATGGGCGACGCCGACGGCTTCGCCGAGGCCGTTGCCGACCCCAAGCTGCTGGCCGCCTACGGGATCACGGCCAGGGACGCCGAAGGATACCTGTTCCCGGAGACCTACCTGCTCACCCCGCCCAAGGAGAATCCGGCCCGGCTCATGGCCGAGGTCATGCTCAAGGAGTTCTTCCGCAACGCCCGAAAGGTCTGGCCCGGCGGGCTGCCGGACTTCGAGGAGATGCAGCGCACGGTCATCCTGGCCTCGCTCATCGAAAAGGAGACCGGCGACACCAGCGAACGGGCTCGCATCTCCGGGGTCTTCCACAACCGGCTCCGGCGCGGCATGCTCATCCAGTGCGACCCGACCATCATCTACGGGCTGGGGCCGGATTTCGACGGCAACCTCAGGAAGAGCGACCTCACGAACCGGGAAAACCCCTACAACACTTACGTCCACCGGGGCCTGCCCCCCGGCCCCATCTGTTCGCCGGGGCTGGACTCCCTGCTGGCCGCCGTACACCCGGAACAGCACGCCTACCTCTACTTCGTGGCCAGGGGCGACGGCTCCCACCATTTCAGCCGGACGCTGGAGGAGCACAACCAGGCTGTCCGGAAGTTCCAGCTCGATCGGAACCGGAAAACATACCGGTCCACCAAGGACTGA
- the ruvX gene encoding Holliday junction resolvase RuvX, translating to MRALGIDFGLKRVGLAVCDPTGTLVSPLRTLTRSTRQALFDELLKIIQDESIEAVVVGLPLALSGEETLTTRQARNFAESLGRRTELPVHLMDERLTSAQAEEELNAAGLRGKKRKAALDSQAATVILRSWLDSAIS from the coding sequence GTGCGCGCCCTGGGCATCGATTTCGGGCTCAAACGCGTGGGCCTGGCCGTGTGCGACCCCACCGGGACCCTGGTCTCGCCCCTGCGCACCCTGACGCGGTCCACCCGCCAGGCGCTCTTTGACGAACTCCTCAAAATCATTCAGGATGAATCCATCGAAGCGGTGGTGGTCGGCCTGCCCCTGGCCCTGTCGGGCGAGGAGACCCTGACCACCCGCCAGGCGCGCAATTTCGCCGAGAGCCTTGGCCGCCGCACGGAACTGCCCGTCCACCTTATGGACGAGCGGCTGACCTCGGCCCAGGCCGAAGAGGAACTCAACGCCGCAGGTTTGCGCGGCAAGAAACGAAAGGCCGCCCTGGACAGCCAGGCAGCGACCGTCATCCTTCGCTCATGGCTCGACTCCGCTATTTCCTGA
- a CDS encoding PaaI family thioesterase, whose amino-acid sequence MDCDGVKALLNERNGFGAFTGVEITDVSPGAASCRLDIRPEHMNPFGTVNAAAVYTLAETAFGAAANSYGRAALAVNLSIAYLKPAKGPRLIAHAEELSAGGRMATYSVKVLDAEGVLVADVQAMGYRTKTALEDL is encoded by the coding sequence ATGGACTGCGACGGCGTGAAAGCCCTGCTCAACGAGCGCAACGGTTTCGGCGCATTCACCGGGGTCGAGATCACCGACGTCTCGCCCGGCGCGGCTTCCTGCCGCCTGGATATCCGCCCGGAACACATGAACCCCTTCGGCACGGTCAACGCGGCGGCGGTCTACACCCTGGCCGAGACGGCCTTCGGCGCGGCGGCCAACTCCTACGGCCGGGCGGCCCTGGCCGTGAACCTGTCCATCGCCTACCTGAAGCCCGCCAAGGGGCCGCGCCTGATCGCCCACGCCGAGGAACTGTCCGCCGGAGGCCGCATGGCCACCTACTCGGTCAAGGTCCTCGACGCCGAGGGCGTGCTGGTGGCCGACGTGCAGGCCATGGGCTACCGCACCAAGACCGCCCTGGAGGACCTCTAG
- a CDS encoding FAD-binding and (Fe-S)-binding domain-containing protein — translation MAQLGPHISISDEQLITRALGVVDMEQFQHWPEKVKKLASNLAAELFLVRYNPFIDPELVRKSVERRLNMSRPMLDREFATILTKGIELFWERHGNEQAFRDAIVNRLRAFMPANGIGHEPHARVESATDATDLRMELPMLVLFPETEAQIQGIVRLANEMRFGIIPRGGGTGATGGAIPAEARCVILSLSRFKNILDINPAERTMTAQSGVITLNAIQAAAKKGLLFTVDPASKAGSSLGGNISENAGGPFAFEYGTTIDNILSYRMVRPDGSLIEVVRRDHPRHKIYPFDEAVFDIRDEKGALFDTVVLKGDEIRGQGLGKDVSNKYLGGLPGVQKEGTDGIITTATFVCHPTLAHSQVLCLEFFGRSMRNAMLVIKDVVAMRDAIREEGDLVKISALEEFGPKYVQAIEYQTKSTRYEGDPISVIIMQLDSDSREALDAACQTVLALAQPYDGVDVFAARDEREAELFWEDRHKLSAIARRTSGFKINEDVVIPMEVIPAFSDFLENLNLIYLAKIYAATLDKVEDLEGVAEKDEDIAEARVRIDAILSGKVDSRDFSDVEQEAQCRFLFLKLRDTYPKLDREIKGLWQELQQRRIVIANHMHAGDGNCHVNLPVNSNDAEMLASAHEAANTVMSKVLEMGGQVSGEHGIGITKIGFLSEEKIEALAKYRKALDPGGVFNPGKLTSRTLPSVPFTFSFNRLIHDLDGTALKDKEALMGLLKNIQTCTRCGKCKQVCPMYQPARGLMYHPRNKNIALGALIEGIYYSQIQTGEPAVELMKELRDLMDHCTACGKCQAACPVKIDSAGAALSMRSFLDSKGRSGHPLKQIVLRNLAKNPGNTLPMAAKVLSVGQSLQDKTLGMIPARWLSRIESPVVKHRSPHIDYRNLFERLHIEELGSVFKNPGADRDQTVLYFPGCGASLFSRSIGLASVYLLLKSGVNVVLPDHHMCCGYPLLASGCEEAYKTNRHRNVQEFLDLLVKTGKAGLKATTLLTACGTCRESLQTYDFSSELADPLKHYDVVQFLMERLPGVRQTEPVLYHSACHMEWTDVPKLKAPEMYRSTLAKLTGSEVSLSPGCCGESGLGAMTSPSIYNLLRERKQEQLREDLAFDRQRPIVVGCPSCKVGIKRSMLQMKLPNRVIHAVEFLAECVGGPRWQREMKEMLDRVERKGA, via the coding sequence ATGGCCCAGCTTGGCCCGCATATTTCGATTTCCGACGAACAGCTCATCACCCGCGCCCTGGGCGTGGTGGACATGGAGCAGTTCCAGCACTGGCCCGAAAAAGTGAAGAAACTCGCCTCCAACCTGGCGGCGGAGCTCTTCCTGGTGCGCTACAACCCGTTCATCGACCCGGAGCTGGTCCGCAAGTCCGTGGAGAGGCGGCTGAACATGTCCCGGCCCATGCTGGACCGCGAGTTCGCCACCATCCTGACCAAGGGCATCGAGCTGTTCTGGGAACGCCACGGCAACGAGCAGGCCTTCCGCGACGCCATCGTCAACCGGCTCCGCGCCTTCATGCCCGCGAACGGCATCGGCCACGAGCCGCACGCCCGGGTGGAGTCCGCCACGGACGCCACGGACCTGCGCATGGAGCTGCCCATGCTCGTGCTCTTCCCCGAGACCGAGGCCCAAATCCAGGGCATCGTGCGGTTGGCCAACGAGATGCGCTTCGGGATCATCCCGCGCGGCGGCGGCACTGGCGCGACCGGCGGGGCCATCCCGGCCGAGGCGCGCTGCGTGATCCTGTCCCTGTCGCGCTTCAAGAACATCCTCGACATCAACCCGGCCGAGCGGACCATGACCGCCCAGTCCGGCGTGATCACCCTGAACGCCATCCAGGCGGCGGCGAAGAAAGGCTTGCTGTTCACCGTGGACCCTGCCTCCAAGGCGGGCTCGTCGCTGGGCGGCAACATCTCCGAGAACGCGGGGGGGCCGTTCGCCTTCGAATACGGCACGACCATCGACAACATCCTGAGCTACCGCATGGTCCGGCCCGACGGGTCGCTCATCGAGGTGGTCCGCAGGGACCACCCGCGCCACAAGATATATCCCTTTGACGAGGCCGTGTTCGACATCCGCGACGAAAAGGGCGCGCTTTTCGATACCGTGGTCCTCAAGGGCGACGAGATCCGCGGCCAGGGGCTGGGCAAGGACGTGTCCAACAAGTACCTGGGCGGACTGCCCGGCGTGCAGAAGGAAGGCACGGACGGCATCATCACCACCGCCACCTTCGTCTGCCACCCCACACTGGCCCACTCCCAGGTGCTCTGCCTCGAATTCTTCGGCCGGTCCATGCGCAACGCCATGCTGGTCATCAAGGACGTGGTCGCCATGCGCGACGCCATCCGCGAGGAGGGCGACCTGGTCAAGATTTCCGCGCTGGAGGAGTTCGGCCCCAAATACGTCCAGGCCATCGAGTACCAGACCAAGTCCACCCGGTACGAGGGCGATCCCATCTCGGTGATCATCATGCAGCTCGACTCGGACAGCCGGGAAGCCCTGGACGCAGCCTGCCAGACCGTGCTCGCCCTGGCCCAGCCCTATGACGGCGTGGACGTCTTCGCCGCCCGCGACGAGCGCGAGGCCGAGCTGTTCTGGGAGGACCGCCACAAGCTCTCGGCCATCGCCCGGCGCACCTCCGGCTTCAAGATCAACGAGGACGTGGTCATCCCCATGGAGGTCATCCCGGCCTTCTCCGACTTCCTGGAAAACCTGAACCTCATCTACCTGGCCAAGATCTACGCGGCCACCCTGGACAAGGTCGAAGACCTGGAGGGCGTGGCCGAGAAGGACGAGGACATCGCCGAGGCGCGCGTGCGCATCGACGCCATCCTGAGCGGCAAGGTGGACTCCAGGGACTTTTCCGACGTGGAGCAGGAGGCCCAGTGCCGGTTCCTGTTCCTCAAGCTGCGCGACACCTACCCCAAGCTCGACCGCGAGATAAAGGGGCTGTGGCAGGAACTGCAGCAGCGGCGCATCGTCATCGCCAACCACATGCACGCGGGCGACGGCAACTGCCACGTCAACCTGCCGGTCAACTCCAACGACGCGGAGATGCTCGCCTCGGCCCACGAGGCGGCCAACACGGTCATGTCCAAGGTCCTGGAGATGGGCGGCCAGGTGTCCGGCGAGCACGGCATCGGCATCACCAAGATCGGGTTCCTGAGCGAAGAGAAGATCGAGGCCCTGGCCAAATACCGCAAGGCGCTGGACCCGGGCGGGGTGTTCAACCCCGGCAAGCTGACCTCGCGCACCCTGCCGAGCGTGCCCTTCACTTTCTCCTTCAACCGGCTGATCCACGACCTGGACGGCACCGCGCTCAAAGACAAGGAAGCGCTCATGGGGCTCTTGAAAAACATCCAGACCTGCACCCGCTGCGGCAAGTGCAAGCAGGTCTGCCCCATGTACCAGCCCGCGCGCGGCCTGATGTACCACCCGCGCAACAAGAACATCGCGCTGGGCGCGCTCATCGAGGGCATCTATTATTCGCAGATCCAGACCGGCGAGCCCGCCGTGGAGCTGATGAAGGAACTGCGCGACCTCATGGACCACTGCACGGCCTGCGGCAAGTGCCAGGCCGCCTGCCCGGTGAAGATCGACTCCGCCGGGGCCGCCCTGTCCATGCGCTCGTTCCTCGACTCCAAGGGGAGGTCCGGCCACCCGCTCAAGCAGATCGTGCTGCGCAACCTGGCCAAGAACCCGGGCAACACCCTGCCCATGGCCGCCAAGGTGCTCTCCGTGGGCCAGTCGCTCCAGGACAAGACCCTGGGCATGATCCCGGCCCGCTGGCTGTCGCGCATCGAGTCGCCCGTGGTCAAGCACCGCAGCCCGCACATCGACTACCGCAACCTGTTCGAGCGGCTGCACATAGAGGAGCTGGGATCGGTCTTCAAGAACCCCGGCGCGGACCGCGACCAGACCGTGCTCTACTTCCCCGGCTGCGGCGCGTCCCTGTTCTCCCGCTCCATCGGCCTGGCCTCGGTCTACCTGCTGCTCAAGTCCGGGGTGAACGTGGTCCTGCCCGACCACCACATGTGCTGCGGCTATCCCCTGCTCGCCTCGGGCTGCGAGGAGGCGTACAAGACCAACCGCCATCGCAACGTCCAGGAATTCCTTGACCTGCTGGTCAAGACCGGCAAGGCGGGGCTGAAGGCCACCACCCTGCTCACGGCCTGCGGCACCTGCCGCGAGTCCCTGCAGACCTATGATTTCTCCTCGGAGCTGGCCGACCCGCTCAAGCACTACGACGTGGTCCAGTTCCTCATGGAGCGGCTGCCCGGCGTGCGCCAGACCGAGCCGGTGCTCTACCATTCAGCCTGCCACATGGAATGGACCGACGTACCCAAGCTCAAGGCCCCGGAGATGTACCGCTCGACCCTGGCCAAGCTGACCGGCTCGGAAGTGAGCCTGTCGCCCGGCTGCTGCGGCGAGTCCGGCCTGGGGGCCATGACCAGCCCGTCCATCTACAACCTGCTGCGCGAGCGCAAGCAGGAGCAGCTGCGCGAGGACCTCGCCTTCGACCGCCAGCGGCCCATCGTGGTCGGCTGCCCGTCCTGCAAGGTGGGCATCAAGCGGTCCATGCTCCAGATGAAGCTGCCGAACCGGGTCATCCACGCCGTGGAATTCCTGGCCGAATGCGTGGGCGGTCCCAGATGGCAGAGGGAAATGAAGGAGATGCTCGACCGGGTGGAGCGCAAGGGCGCCTGA
- a CDS encoding pyridoxal-phosphate-dependent aminotransferase family protein, which translates to MSKPNFAPLKLFITGPTYIRQDVKEAALLPEFGHRDTENDLRFAPIRENMRKLAGCGDDYEPILCLGSGSTAMEASVRSLVADGETVLNVSVGAFGDLYYNLAAHNGKKAENLKFDYGQAIDMNVLEDKIKELKPAVVTFTHNETSTGVTNDMKAVCELIRKHGAMPLVDGVSIYGGADLDLSNSGAAMYSTATQKALGLPAGFGIGFVSKEAEEKAAKVTNKGHHHDITKHLGRARKNQTLTTPNCTLANQMWFQLDRIVNEEGVENRFARHIEMRGMVEDWAAGLDGFEMFAPEGFRSPTVSTVLCPAGVTVAQLKKGVKEALREEGYLMDPGYGKLNTALEEAGRRLVIRVGHMGDITPDMLTEYLGKLEVELKKLG; encoded by the coding sequence ATGAGCAAGCCGAATTTTGCGCCTTTGAAACTGTTCATCACCGGGCCGACCTACATCCGCCAGGATGTCAAGGAGGCGGCCCTGTTGCCCGAGTTCGGGCACCGCGATACCGAGAACGACCTGCGCTTCGCGCCCATCCGCGAGAACATGCGCAAGCTGGCCGGGTGCGGCGACGACTATGAGCCGATCCTGTGCCTGGGCTCCGGCTCCACGGCCATGGAGGCCTCGGTGCGCTCCCTGGTGGCCGACGGCGAGACCGTCCTGAACGTCTCCGTGGGCGCCTTCGGCGACCTGTACTACAACCTGGCCGCCCACAACGGGAAGAAGGCCGAGAACCTCAAGTTCGACTACGGCCAGGCCATCGACATGAACGTGCTCGAGGACAAGATCAAGGAACTCAAGCCCGCGGTGGTCACCTTCACCCACAACGAGACCTCCACCGGCGTGACCAACGACATGAAGGCGGTCTGCGAGCTGATCCGCAAGCACGGGGCCATGCCCCTGGTGGACGGCGTGTCCATCTACGGCGGCGCGGACCTGGACCTGTCCAACTCCGGCGCGGCCATGTACTCCACCGCCACCCAGAAGGCCCTCGGCCTGCCCGCCGGGTTCGGCATCGGTTTCGTCTCCAAGGAGGCCGAGGAAAAGGCCGCCAAGGTGACCAACAAGGGCCACCACCACGACATCACCAAGCACCTGGGCCGGGCCCGCAAGAACCAGACCCTGACCACCCCCAACTGCACCCTGGCCAACCAGATGTGGTTCCAGCTCGACCGCATCGTCAACGAGGAGGGCGTGGAGAACCGCTTCGCCCGCCACATCGAGATGCGCGGCATGGTCGAGGACTGGGCCGCCGGCCTGGACGGATTCGAGATGTTCGCCCCGGAAGGATTCCGCTCCCCCACCGTGTCCACCGTGCTCTGCCCCGCGGGCGTGACCGTGGCCCAGCTCAAGAAGGGCGTGAAGGAAGCCCTGCGCGAGGAGGGATACCTCATGGACCCCGGCTACGGAAAGCTGAACACCGCCCTTGAAGAGGCGGGCCGCAGGCTGGTCATCCGCGTGGGCCACATGGGCGACATCACGCCCGACATGCTCACCGAATACCTCGGCAAGCTCGAAGTGGAGCTGAAAAAACTCGGATAG
- a CDS encoding phosphoglycerate dehydrogenase — MRILANDGLVDEAQKYLKKQGFTVETEKRDEDDLMSEIGSFDALLVRSATKVTRALLEAGVRNGGKLKIVGRGGVGTDNIDLEAAKELGVIVKFAPNGNTNATAEHALGLMFAVARRVPFAHRTLMGGTWHKKRFAGVELFGKTLGIIGCGRIGQALATKAGAIGMKVIGFDLYRSIDAPLTYVDTIPELLAQSDFVSLHCGGKDPVINVEEFKQMKDSAYLINASRGKNVAEDALYEALKTGQIAGAALDCYESEPKREGEPFVNKLQELDNIVMSAHLGASTRNAGIRTGMEIAEVVTGYLKRGEYGNSVNVGETVEEEGTEVYTIFITHEDKPGMFGKFGTLMGEMGVNIRENNSRKLGNQVQTVYMVHAKPTEAVREALASIQGVTRVSI; from the coding sequence ATGCGCATACTCGCCAATGACGGCTTGGTGGATGAGGCCCAGAAATACCTGAAGAAACAGGGGTTCACCGTTGAGACGGAGAAGCGGGACGAAGACGACCTGATGAGCGAGATCGGCTCCTTCGACGCGCTCCTGGTGCGTTCGGCCACCAAGGTCACCCGCGCCCTGCTCGAGGCCGGGGTCAGGAACGGCGGCAAGCTCAAGATCGTCGGTCGCGGCGGCGTGGGCACGGACAACATCGACCTGGAGGCGGCCAAGGAACTGGGCGTCATCGTCAAGTTCGCGCCCAACGGCAATACCAACGCCACGGCCGAGCACGCCCTGGGGCTGATGTTCGCCGTTGCCCGGCGCGTGCCGTTCGCCCACCGCACCCTGATGGGCGGCACGTGGCACAAGAAGCGGTTCGCGGGCGTGGAGCTGTTCGGCAAGACGCTCGGCATCATCGGCTGCGGCCGCATCGGCCAGGCCCTGGCCACCAAGGCGGGGGCCATCGGCATGAAGGTCATCGGCTTCGACCTGTACCGGTCCATCGACGCTCCCCTGACCTACGTGGACACCATTCCCGAATTGCTCGCCCAGTCCGACTTCGTGTCCCTGCACTGCGGCGGCAAGGACCCGGTCATCAATGTGGAGGAATTCAAGCAGATGAAGGACTCCGCCTACCTGATCAACGCCTCGCGCGGCAAGAACGTGGCCGAGGACGCGCTCTATGAAGCGCTCAAGACGGGCCAGATCGCGGGCGCGGCGCTGGACTGCTACGAGTCCGAGCCCAAGCGCGAGGGCGAGCCCTTCGTGAACAAGCTCCAGGAGCTGGACAACATCGTCATGTCCGCCCACCTGGGCGCGTCCACCCGCAACGCGGGCATCCGCACCGGCATGGAGATCGCCGAGGTGGTCACCGGCTACCTCAAGCGCGGCGAGTACGGCAACTCCGTGAACGTCGGCGAGACCGTCGAAGAGGAAGGCACCGAGGTTTATACCATCTTCATCACCCACGAGGACAAGCCCGGCATGTTCGGCAAGTTCGGCACCCTCATGGGCGAGATGGGCGTGAACATCCGCGAGAACAATTCCCGCAAGCTCGGCAACCAGGTGCAGACCGTGTACATGGTCCACGCCAAGCCCACGGAGGCCGTGCGCGAGGCCCTGGCGTCCATCCAGGGCGTGACCCGCGTCTCCATCTAG